In Sceloporus undulatus isolate JIND9_A2432 ecotype Alabama chromosome 7, SceUnd_v1.1, whole genome shotgun sequence, one DNA window encodes the following:
- the DYNC2I2 gene encoding cytoplasmic dynein 2 intermediate chain 2, with protein sequence TSCHFIRGALSLPGGLFNGEVLVWDTSRLEDPLLWRTGMTDDTHTDPVYQVSWLQDSKHGHTFRVLSVSTDGKILVWREDRDGLLKPTDGFAFVLQQIPRNTKLKKQARGDTAVGVTSLSFSHFEPSTFVVGTEGGYLLKCSTAVEAVALLQKGSSIPLKAPAQFVFSLHGGPIYCVSCSPFHRNLFLSGGTAGHVHLHSMLQAQPLVSLQLSKKYIFSVKWSPVRPLVFAAASGDGELHLFDFGKSSQKPSISITQTSDQTPVYCLEFNHKQAQLLAAGDGSGVVKIWQLSSDFTEEGPREMNHLDQLANEVTD encoded by the exons ACTTCATGTCATTTTATTAGGGGTGCTCTGTCCCTTCCAGGAGGCCTGTTCAATGGGGAGGTGCTGGTGTGGGACACCAGCAGACTGGAAGACCCTCTGCTCTGGAGGACAGGGATGACAGATGACACTCACACAGATCCAGTTTATCAG GTTAGCTGGTTACAAGACTCAAAGCATGGCCACACCTTCCGTGTTCTGAGCGTCTCCACGGATGGGAAGATCCTGGTGTGGCGGGAGGACAGAGATGGCCTTCTCAAGCCCACAGATGGCTTTGCTTTTGTATTGCAGCAGATCCCCAGGAACACAAAATTGAAGAAG CAAGCAAGAGGAGACACAGCTGTGGGTGTgacctccctctccttctcccactttgaGCCCAGCACCTTTGTCGTTGGCACAGAAGGGGGCTACCTGCTCAAGTGCTCCACTGCAGTGGAGGCTGTCGCTCTCCTACAGAAAGGCAGTTCCATCCCACTCAAGGCACCTGCTCAGTTTGTCTTCTCCCTCCACGGAGGACCCATCTACTGTGTGAGCTGCTCACCTTTCCACAG GAATCTGTTTTTGAGCGGTGGGACGGCTGGCCACGTTCATTTGCACTCCATGCTACAAGCTCAGCCCCTTGTTTCTCTTCAGTTGTccaagaaatatattttcagtgtCAAGTGGTCTCCAGTGCGGCCCTTGGTTTTTGCAGCTGCTTCTGGTGACG GGGAATTGCACCTGTTTGATTTTGGGAAGAGCTCTCAGAAGCCATCTATTTCCATCACGCAGACTTCTGACCAGACCCCAGTTTACTGCTTAGAGTTCAACCACAAACAAGCCCAACTTCTGGCTGCTGGAGATGGCAGTGGGGTGGTGAAAATATGGCAGCTAAGTTCAGATTTCACAGAAGAGGGACCACGGGAAATGAACCATCTTGACCAACTGGCAAATGAGGTAACAGATTAA